One region of Hydrogenobaculum sp. Y04AAS1 genomic DNA includes:
- a CDS encoding porin, whose product MKKVIFALAFCFMASNSYGVLLKASNDKFADVGLKLSIWAQDNGKVTTNDHKSVNFSVENARLYFVGQINPVVQFGANIDFSDNNVLIPDGSARSHDKMQYTIVKDAFINFKFKKSFQITAGLFLDPWSRIPLEDLYSFIVPIEDYNPGLSEINIDGARLLQTNYAVNPNYLNYDGVYKFKPFIKPLVSLTFGSDVGNAFRDTGIAIWGDIAKHTALKYYIMVGNGRYDYQYGNNAKSNLKYGFRIELTLTFLGYKGEPDYVDKDMFFGKRKTLTFSFAYQQQRVDCSNPWLNSVNQTNICNGQTSSTTAKAYTFDVLWEQKFGDFVPNVQGAWLLQKDLGFSKANSNISQPEAEGYYLQTQLLYDRYIGIGKPALVLRYEEDKNKNYYVDPVNQNSFITTKVFLTDVFVNYYIDNENANMSFGVQFINPDANLINATSNGKDNIRAFNDWTLAFRIVF is encoded by the coding sequence TTTTATGGCATCTAACTCTTACGGTGTTTTATTAAAAGCTTCAAACGATAAATTTGCAGACGTAGGTTTAAAGCTTTCTATATGGGCTCAAGACAATGGCAAAGTAACCACTAACGATCACAAAAGCGTAAACTTTTCGGTAGAAAACGCAAGGCTTTATTTTGTAGGGCAGATTAACCCAGTGGTGCAATTTGGTGCAAATATTGATTTTTCTGATAACAACGTTTTAATACCAGATGGTTCTGCTCGCTCTCACGATAAAATGCAGTATACTATCGTAAAAGACGCCTTTATTAATTTTAAATTTAAAAAATCTTTTCAGATTACCGCTGGTCTTTTTTTGGACCCTTGGTCAAGAATCCCTTTAGAAGATTTGTACTCTTTTATAGTGCCAATAGAAGATTACAACCCAGGTTTATCTGAAATAAATATAGATGGTGCTAGGCTTTTACAAACAAACTATGCTGTAAACCCAAATTACCTTAACTATGATGGTGTTTATAAATTTAAACCCTTTATAAAACCCCTTGTGTCTTTGACATTTGGTTCTGATGTAGGAAACGCCTTTAGGGATACAGGTATTGCTATTTGGGGTGATATAGCAAAACATACGGCGCTAAAGTACTATATTATGGTAGGCAACGGAAGATATGACTATCAATATGGTAACAACGCCAAAAGCAACCTAAAATACGGTTTTAGAATAGAACTTACACTTACGTTTTTAGGCTATAAAGGAGAACCAGATTACGTAGATAAAGACATGTTTTTTGGAAAAAGGAAAACCCTTACATTTTCTTTTGCTTATCAACAGCAAAGAGTAGACTGCTCTAACCCTTGGCTAAACAGTGTAAATCAAACAAATATATGTAATGGTCAGACATCTTCCACCACAGCAAAAGCCTATACGTTTGATGTGCTTTGGGAACAAAAGTTTGGTGATTTTGTACCAAATGTCCAAGGAGCATGGCTTCTTCAAAAAGATTTAGGCTTTTCAAAAGCTAATAGCAATATATCACAACCAGAAGCGGAAGGCTATTATCTTCAAACACAGCTTTTATACGATAGATATATTGGCATCGGTAAACCAGCGCTTGTATTAAGATATGAAGAAGACAAGAATAAAAACTATTATGTAGATCCAGTTAATCAAAATTCTTTTATAACCACAAAGGTATTTTTAACGGATGTATTTGTAAATTATTACATAGACAACGAAAATGCAAACATGTCTTTTGGTGTTCAGTTTATAAATCCTGATGCAAATCTTATAAACGCAACTTCAAATGGCAAAGATAATATAAGGGCTTTTAATGATTGGACTTTGGCTTTTAGGATAGTGTTTTAA